The Branchiostoma lanceolatum isolate klBraLanc5 chromosome 1, klBraLanc5.hap2, whole genome shotgun sequence genomic sequence TGGTGGTGGTGGGGGACGGCGCGTGCGGGAAAACGTGCCTGCTCATCGTCTTCAGAAACGACGAGTTCCCAGAGGTCTACATTCCTACTGTCTTCGAGAACTACGTAGCGGACATTGAGGTGGACGGAAAACAGGTAAGCTGAGAccagattctgtatctgtatctatgtagctggtataaccgccattaggcataacgcaccagcttcgcaggcacgcggggcggcagcagctggtttacTCACTAAGTCGAGCTCGCTGTATTGGCACGTATATATAAAGTAAACTCAGGAGTGTCTTCAAGACCCATCCTTCCGTCCATTCTACgatattagtatccgttttccatacttttttgcaattttttagcATTTTGCAGCTGCCTTGTATGagttacagtatggccgaaaacttttctgggaaacggacggaaattgatgcactcacggatgtcatccatataatgaaatcgaCATGGCCTAAACATGATAACATCCTAGACTACATGACTGGTGACTGTGCCATaaccatttgtttgtttgtttggtgtgCGCAGGTGGAGCTTGCCCTGTGGGACACGGCGGGTCAGGAGGACTACGACCGCCTGCGGCCGCTGTCCTACGGGACGTACGAGACCGACGTGCTCCTCGTCTGCTTCGCTATCGACAACCGGGACAGCTTTCTCAACgtcgctgacaaatgggtgccCGAGATCAAGAACTACTGCCCCAAAGCTCCCTTCCTATTGGTTGGAAACAAGAAGGACCTGAGAACGGACAAAGCGCGCAGGAAAGAACTGGCGGAGATGAAGGAAGAAGTCATCTCGACGGAGGAAGGGCTGGAGATGGCCAAGAAGGTCGGCGCCAACGCATACATCGAGTGTTCGGCCAAGACGAGAGAAGGGGTTCGCGACGTCTTCGAGTCAGCCACTCGCGCGGCACTccagaagaagaaacagaagacaACAGGCTGCTGTGTATTAATGTAGCACCTGATTAACAGTTCGTAGGGGTAGGCATGTAGCATAGAATAGAGTACTGTGGAACTCATTGGATAGAAGCTTTTGTAAGATATATCACCGACTGGACTGTCTGTATATTACAgtacttttgtacatgtatttcatttatggaAAATACTAGAAATTCTATTCCAGAGATGGTctggcctaggaaaaaatgctgtgtttccacTGAGCCCACCAACCCTGGCAAAACCCAccgaccccagccttttttgtgGGTCAAGTTTTTTGCTGACAAGGGAGGGACATAAACGTTTCAATTTCAGTGATGAAAATTTTGTAGAATCGTTTTTTTGTCATGCTCTCCTCCATTCTGTTGCAATAGAGAATCGTGCTTGTACAATGCGTGCAATGCATATCTgtaaaatatgatgttgaaaatactaaTATCCTGTATTGCAATTTTACATTGTGAAAACATGAACAATGACAAATAATATTGTCAAACATTATTTGTTGGATCATTTAGGTtgaaatctaaaagaaaaaggcagagaatccctacctactgggcctattttttttcaggaccgtaattggaaacacaacatttattttcctaGGCTCACCAACAGCAACTATGTTTGGCTTCGCGAAGGAGGTAGTAACTTGCCCATACCAAAATGCATCCTTTCTCCAGCACTCTGGCAGCCCTCTTGCCAAATAAGTTTGACTTCAGAAACATAACCAAATATGATAGAAACCAAAGCGACTACTAGGCTACTAGGAGGACTTGACAAAAAGCCCTTGAATTTCCCTTTGTTAAAAGTAATTTGTATATTGGAATCGGAACAGTgcattttgtaaatacatgtatggagctgtgtgtgtgttcgcaaTCTTACCTGCTGGAACAGGTAACATTTTCTACTTTTTCGGCTGAAGTGTAATGGGAAGTCATGAACTCTAAGAAATAGAATGCAATCACAGcaattgttgtgtttttgttgttgtgttttattgGTGTACTTTACTACTGACACAATATTACAAAGAAGATAGAAAAATATGGATGATCAATGTTATGGGTTgcataattagataatttagagtAGCAGAAGGAATaatttatggtacatgtatatgcatccCCATAAAAACAAAACGTTATCAACATCATGATTATTAATGAGTTTTTCTCAAAATCATCAACAAAAGCAGCCCCTGCAAGTCTAAAAatgctgctaggaggcccaaacctaagAGCTATCTACACCGAAACATCATGATCATAGCATGTCTGCAGTACCACAGAGAGCCGATATCAGGGCCATATTCATATTGATCTTTTGTTTAAACATCTACTTACATACCATATATCATAAAATCCATTTGCAACTGCTTGAGTCCACAAACAGCactaaaaacataaccttctcaaaGGTCCCACATCTTCTTGGAGTTAATGATAattgtgtaacagtgtggttcgaGTGCCACTTACTgatgaccagtctaactggtccagaccttttagccttgcTGTAAGTGCATTGGGTTTGTGAGCTGGCGGCCCAGGTTCGATTCCCAGGAGACTGATACTCGCCTGGTGCATTTCAGTTGTATCCTTTTTAACTCACGTAAGGCCACGCGGCCTTGATTCTGCGGATGACGTCCGCAcatgcatcaattttcctcCGTTTCCATAAAAGAAGACAAGTTTACAACCATACTGTGAgtcgtttgtgaatattagtcatccaggtcaGGAAAGGAGgaataaatgtatttcatccagtagtaaagattcaattttgttCCTCTCACATTGTGAATCGTACAAAGAAGATGCAAAATGAGGGAataaatgctgtaaattgcagaTAAATATTGGAAAATGGATCACTTCACCTATCCCTTTGAAACACTTTTCCTATTATAAAATGTACTGATGGTTGTCTTAAACTTGCTCCTTGCACAAagtgtatttcgagccctgagtgaAGTTTTCAAAAGTCTTACAAGAAAGGTGAAAGGACATATAAGAGAATTCTTTGTTTTATATACTACGTTCTGtaagttcatttatttgtaaaacattcctgaccacttagatttcataatgaatgtaACTTTATTTCTTGTCCCAACtttttcgcacactcgcatcaattttgcagCGCctatgatgtcatccatgtaatgaAATCAGTTTGGCCCAGTTTGGCCACAAGTTAATCATATCGCGAGATTCCGCGAGATGTGAGTGAGAGCACCTGTTGTTCCTACCATCGGCTCGGCACTTCCtggttaccttcgcgacgaatggtttcgtcgagaaggttatgcgacggtgcttgtctgtgtgtctgttagtgaacagaataagtcgagaacgcctggatggtttgttgtcgtagttggtgtgtcggtgtgtatgtgtcaaatctcaagatgattagattttgggcaaagtgttttgcataattaacgagaaaagtgtaaaaatgtgttcaattgtatgctttactatgcgttctggttgggaCGTGTGgggtgtattgtttcaggggatattgatggggtcacagatggggggcaaagttggtcatgaggggtcaggcGGGAGACGTCAGTTATTGGgaaaaattggctatcagccagctgtattcattggtgtggaatgtggtggACGAGGCAAAAGTCAGATGTCGGAAGGGGTAGGGAAAAGGTATTaggagaaagtggtgtggaattggGCGGGgggagaccaaaattggatatacactgccttacctCGGGGAGAACCAGCAGTACTCGTGTGTCACAGTATGGGAAAGGGACgttgttcagggtaggtgagttaaccatgttatatctaaGAAGGAAGAGGCGATTGACAGGAAGACCAAGGTTGCGCTGGGGCATGCCCTAAAGGCTTTAACGGCATTGTGAGAATTATCCTGGCGTCACTGGTAAGAAATCGATGAATATCGCTATGACTTTACGAAGTgaacgggaaaataagacgctacactgacatttgaaaagaaaacgtttATATAAAGAAGCCGTTGACAGTCTCTAAGTCCCTTCTGTGGCAAAGTAGGGTTCGTGACATAAGTCCCCTCTGAGCGCAATGTgttggtttacatgttatattacgcaACTTGTATGGCCGTAAAGCCAATAAAGGAATAGTATTGTTGgagacagcatgggaataccgagcatgtctgtgtgtctgttagtgaacacgataagtcgagaattcttggaaggattgtcttggtatttggtatgttggtaggtctcgatgaaacctgaaaatgattagattttgggccccctatcggcttgttacggtactgcagcggaacttcatgttatgatatctcgtgttgtggacatgctatggaactgatttttgagtggtagatagctcgttgggcagagagtaagtggtataggtttgggccccctagcaacttttttggaactgcaggggtaggttttgcttcagactttgaaagggaataactcaagaagggcttgatggaaggtcatgattttttgcatgtacatagcttgagcgatgatgtacatgattggatacttattatgcaaatcagtaactaatttgcataattaatgaggaaagtttatacattcatcaatttccatgataggactcgcaaacatgtgacatatgtaactgaggaagagagaaatattaatagatatcagctatgcaaatgagaacctcatttacataattaatgacaaaataatataactcgagatgggcttgatggatggtcatgatttttggtatgtagatagcttatgtgatgctttgtatgattggatgataattatgcaaatcagattataattaatgaggcaattttaaaaacctgctgtgttccatgatatgactattcaaatatgtgacatttgtaactgaggaagagaggaatgtcaatagatagaaattatgcaaatgtaggcctaatttgcataattcatgagaaactactatcattccatactagtaaataacggcaatttcatacttgtagcatttagaagttgtgtgaatgtgaacaccattgaatcaaattatgctaataaggagcttatttgcattatttatgaaaaatgttagcataaccttctttgttaagctcataatcataacaaggaggtttggacaaattatgttatttgggtgaggaggatcaactggtatgatttttgattgatgaaaaacactcctaatacgtcagtcataaaggtcaaaatcatttcgcgaaggtatgaggtcgtagaactcttgttaggTGTGTGGAGAAAACGTGTTTCTGTGTTTTACTTCGCTGTTGTACTTGGCAACTTATTATCTGGACACACAGATAGGACGTTTCTCTGCAGGAGTCGTACTTCTGGTAAGAGTCGCCTCTAATTTTACCATAATGGTATAGAGGTTGAAAGGTAGTCTCACGACGAAGctgtgaggggaggggggcgtcgtGCGAGGGtctatgttttttttcgccTGACTGTCGACTTTTATCTGGATATTGTAACGGTAGTTTTAGTGTCTATTTTGTTCCATCATTTGTCTGATAGCTGTCCAAATGTATTCATTGTTGAAGCTGGGACGAAATGATCGTGCGTTTTTCACTTAGATTGTGATCGGACGAACGTTTTAACTTTCTTGTGGCTCAGGACAAAGTTCAACAGTTTGGTTTGTTCGTGAAGCTCTCAATCATGTTTTACCAGATTCGTGGCTCGCTTTCAGGCATTCAGGTTGCTCACAGTGCAATCTTATTCTGTTAACTACAGATGGACAGGTATCAAGTTAATTTGCTCAATATTTTGTTGTCAGAAAAATAAAATGCAAACAGTGTAAAGTAACATATGCTATGATATATTAACGTTATAGACTACGGTAACTGATTAGAACATTGAACCGTAACATTACTTGTGTAAAACTGTGGTGCAGCAGCTTTTCTGTACCTCTGCATGTCTGCAATGCAGTTGGCCAGCTTACTGTTACAAAAAACTTTTGTAACAGTATATTGTGAAatgagatggcagacttcacccccatGCTGATTTGTGACAGTCCCACCGGCAAAAACAGCAGTTCTCAAaggatgtatggcaatgctgtattttgtatgttaagaataaaagacagacagacacacacacacatagacacagacagatacaaGAAGACACATAGTTataaacagacacatacagTCACAGgtacacatacagacaaacatattcgcatacacacagacacacacacacacacacacagatctagacagacacacataaacacagacagacaagctcCAAACAGAATCACTTCCTCAATAGGATGAAAGACTAACATTTTCTGAGCTAGAGAAGATGGGCCAGTTTCACAGTGACTGATCGAGTTCTTGCTGTAACATGTTACATGACATGTAATTTTGTGTTATTTAATCAGAACATGACCGCACCATGCCgggctccaagcagaagtaCCAGCGCCTTCCCCAGGCCGACCTGACAGACGAAGACCAGACCGTTTTCTCCCGCGGAAACGGCACCGCTGAAGGTCACGCAAACAATAATGTCAAGGTCGGGAGGAGCCAGGACAGGGAGCGGTGCTGCGGTGGAGTCTACCTGCGGACTTATGCGCTGTGTGCAGCCTTCCTGGGCTTGGTACAACTCTCTTTTCTTACTCCATTCCAGTATAAGATCGCTTTTACATGACGATAGATTGCAATGTGAGTGTGACGATAAATTGCAAAGTGAGTGTGACGATAAATTGCaaagtgagtgtgagtgattTAGACCGTGCTATGCCAAATGAATTTATTTTATTATGAGCTCCTTGGATAAACAGCTCAACGGTAGCTTTGCAGGTCAATCAATTTTCCTGCTGTCCCAGTCTAAGTATGACT encodes the following:
- the LOC136430128 gene encoding ras-like GTP-binding protein RHO, coding for MATVPQPIRRKLVVVGDGACGKTCLLIVFRNDEFPEVYIPTVFENYVADIEVDGKQVELALWDTAGQEDYDRLRPLSYGTYETDVLLVCFAIDNRDSFLNVADKWVPEIKNYCPKAPFLLVGNKKDLRTDKARRKELAEMKEEVISTEEGLEMAKKVGANAYIECSAKTREGVRDVFESATRAALQKKKQKTTGCCVLM